A stretch of the Prochlorococcus marinus str. MIT 0918 genome encodes the following:
- a CDS encoding quinone-dependent dihydroorotate dehydrogenase: MNSRSRSQLFSSESIYKQLISPILAKDEGLDAEQLTQFTLNNLGKISLLRKWPVISQGLAVLAKELQRKDNKLEQRLFGCHFKNPIGLAAGFDKNGIAACIWEDFGFGFSELGTVTWHAQEGNPKPRLFRLSKEKAALNRMGFNNNGAKELRKTLERQRIESPGKRSSIVGLNLGKSKITPLEQAGDDYASSLELLSDFADYVVINVSSPNTPGLRKLQDSTQLRKLIKRLRRIPSCPPLLVKIAPDLDNHQIDGLAQVAFEEGLAGIIAVNTSLNRLGLEERIISQTGIPLSKEEGGLSGRPLRNRAVEIIRRLRKNSGKELPLIGVGGIDSPESAWERITAGASLIQIYTGWIFQGPILVPNILEGLTSQLSRHGFKNISEAIGSDVPWI, encoded by the coding sequence ATGAATAGTAGATCACGTTCACAACTGTTCTCCAGTGAATCAATTTACAAGCAACTCATCAGTCCAATACTGGCTAAAGATGAAGGTCTAGACGCAGAACAGTTAACTCAATTCACCCTTAACAATCTTGGCAAAATCTCTTTACTTCGAAAATGGCCTGTCATATCTCAAGGCCTAGCTGTTTTAGCTAAGGAATTACAACGTAAAGACAATAAACTAGAGCAAAGATTATTTGGATGTCATTTTAAAAATCCTATAGGTCTTGCAGCAGGTTTTGATAAAAATGGAATTGCAGCTTGTATTTGGGAAGATTTTGGATTTGGATTTTCAGAGCTTGGGACAGTAACTTGGCATGCTCAAGAAGGAAATCCAAAACCTAGACTTTTTCGCCTTTCAAAAGAAAAGGCTGCTTTAAATAGAATGGGTTTTAACAATAATGGAGCAAAAGAACTAAGAAAAACTCTAGAAAGGCAAAGAATTGAATCCCCAGGGAAGAGATCTTCTATTGTTGGCCTCAACTTAGGCAAATCAAAAATAACTCCTCTTGAGCAAGCTGGTGATGACTACGCCTCTTCATTAGAACTTTTATCAGATTTTGCTGATTATGTAGTGATTAATGTGAGCTCACCCAACACACCAGGGTTAAGGAAGTTACAGGATTCTACTCAATTACGAAAATTAATTAAACGATTAAGGAGAATACCTTCTTGCCCTCCTTTGCTGGTAAAAATTGCACCTGACTTAGACAATCACCAAATTGATGGGTTAGCTCAAGTAGCTTTTGAGGAAGGATTAGCGGGAATTATTGCTGTTAATACTAGTCTCAATCGTTTAGGCCTTGAAGAAAGAATCATTTCACAAACCGGAATACCTCTAAGTAAAGAAGAAGGGGGGCTCAGTGGTCGCCCTTTACGAAACAGAGCAGTGGAAATCATACGACGGCTACGTAAAAACTCAGGGAAAGAGCTTCCTTTAATTGGAGTCGGTGGAATTGACTCCCCTGAAAGTGCCTGGGAACGTATTACAGCTGGAGCTTCTCTTATCCAAATCTATACAGGGTGGATTTTTCAAGGGCCAATCTTAGTACCTAATATTCTTGAAGGGTTAACATCTCAACTTAGTCGTCATGGATTTAAAAATATCTCAGAAGCTATTGGAAGCGATGTGCCATGGATTTAA
- a CDS encoding ribonuclease H family protein — protein MIKQHGLVIAAATDGACSGNPGPGGWGAILRFEDGTIEEFGGFAENTTNNRMELYAALSILKKLENLPRHPNLKIRTDSKYLIDGFEKWIIGWKQKGWKTAAGKKVLNQDLWKALDNSRLPDVSLEYVKGHSGDPDNERVDYIAVSFSKRIAIQLQCDHKNQNE, from the coding sequence ATGATCAAACAGCATGGTCTAGTAATCGCAGCAGCCACTGATGGGGCATGTAGTGGAAATCCAGGCCCAGGAGGATGGGGTGCAATATTACGTTTTGAAGACGGGACCATAGAAGAGTTTGGAGGTTTTGCAGAAAATACAACGAATAATCGTATGGAACTTTATGCAGCTTTATCGATTTTAAAAAAACTAGAAAATCTCCCTAGACATCCAAATCTAAAAATTCGTACTGACAGCAAATATCTTATTGATGGCTTTGAAAAATGGATAATAGGATGGAAACAAAAAGGTTGGAAAACTGCTGCAGGTAAAAAAGTACTCAATCAAGATCTTTGGAAAGCATTAGACAACTCTCGGTTGCCGGATGTGTCTTTAGAATACGTAAAAGGTCATAGTGGCGATCCTGATAATGAAAGAGTCGATTATATAGCTGTGAGCTTTTCAAAAAGGATTGCGATACAACTGCAATGTGATCATAAAAATCAAAATGAATAG
- the rplL gene encoding 50S ribosomal protein L7/L12 translates to MSSKTDEILESLKSLSLLEASELVKQIEEAFGVSAAASAGVVMAAPGATGGDSEGAAEEKTEFDVVLESFEPSAKIKVLKEVRNATGLGLGDAKAMVEAAPKTIKEGASKEDAEALKKSIEDAGGKVTLK, encoded by the coding sequence ATGTCTTCAAAAACAGACGAGATTCTCGAGTCCTTAAAAAGCCTTTCATTACTTGAAGCCTCAGAGCTTGTTAAGCAAATAGAAGAGGCCTTCGGTGTTTCCGCCGCCGCATCTGCTGGCGTTGTCATGGCTGCTCCTGGCGCCACTGGTGGCGATAGTGAAGGTGCCGCAGAAGAAAAAACCGAATTTGATGTAGTGCTCGAAAGTTTTGAGCCATCAGCAAAAATCAAAGTCCTAAAAGAAGTTAGGAATGCAACAGGGCTAGGATTAGGAGACGCAAAAGCTATGGTTGAAGCTGCTCCTAAAACTATTAAAGAAGGTGCATCCAAAGAGGATGCAGAAGCCCTTAAGAAATCTATAGAGGATGCAGGCGGAAAAGTAACTCTTAAGTAA
- the rplJ gene encoding 50S ribosomal protein L10 has product MGRTLESKKQIVEEIKGLLDKAEMALVLDYRGLTIKEMSDLRTRLEPSSGICKVTKNTLMRQAINGNSSWSGLESLLSGTNAFVLVKGDVGSALKAVQAFQKETKKSETKGGLFEGKLLSQDEIKAIAALPSKEVLMAQIAGSINAIATKIAVGINEVPSGLARSLNQHAENTKS; this is encoded by the coding sequence ATGGGCCGCACGCTGGAGAGCAAAAAACAAATTGTCGAAGAGATTAAAGGCCTCCTCGATAAAGCTGAAATGGCTTTAGTTCTTGATTACAGGGGCTTAACCATTAAAGAAATGTCAGATCTGCGAACTCGATTAGAGCCCAGCAGCGGCATTTGCAAGGTAACTAAAAACACCTTGATGCGCCAAGCAATTAATGGTAATTCTTCTTGGTCAGGCCTTGAATCGTTGTTAAGTGGCACAAATGCATTTGTTCTTGTAAAAGGCGATGTAGGTAGTGCTCTGAAAGCTGTCCAAGCTTTTCAAAAGGAAACCAAAAAATCCGAAACAAAAGGCGGCCTCTTTGAAGGCAAACTCCTTAGTCAGGACGAAATAAAAGCAATAGCTGCATTGCCTTCCAAAGAAGTCCTTATGGCTCAAATTGCTGGTTCAATCAATGCGATTGCTACAAAAATTGCAGTTGGCATTAATGAGGTTCCTTCTGGTCTAGCCAGATCACTAAATCAACATGCTGAGAATACTAAAAGTTAA